TATCCGCTCTAATTCGATTATTTTCGTTCCAATCCGTGATATAGGCAACTAAGTCATCGTTTAAAACATTTACAAAATTCTTAGCTACTAGTATTCGCAAATCGTCCTCAACTGCACCAGTTTGCCGCATAACCGAGAACGCTTCTACAACACCATCATCATCCGCATGCAACCCCAAATGGAAATAGAGTGCCTGACTGCTCAACGGCATCTTTAAAAATTTAGCGCTATCAGTTATACGGTTACTAAACATTCTTCTCTGTGCCATCTCTTAATCCTCCCTTATTTACTAGTAGGCATTCCACCTACCCGGTGTATTAGTCACTGCTGTATTTACCTTTCAAGCCAATTCGTTTTAACGTTTTTTTATCTAGTTTTATGCCATCTACCGGGACGTGGTATTTTGCACTAAATGCCACGGAGCCAATTTGCTCAATCTCACTGTGATGGACTCGACACAATGCCATAACGTGCCGTTTGGTGTGGTCAACGTGTGTTCTGTTCAAGCCGGCTCCAATAACGTCTACATGATGGATATCAGCACGATTACCGCAGATCATGCAAACTCGGTGGCGGCAACATTGGAACAGGTAATACTCTTGCTCACGTGGTAATAGTTTATAGCCTTCCTTGAGCGGCACGTGCCACTCAAACATGAAGTCGATGACTAGGTCGAGTAATTGGTTAGCATCGCTCACAGACGATTCTGTGGTGTCTGACAGGCTAATCTGCTTGCCAAACGTGTATGTCTCATACTGCAAATAAAACAAGTTTTTCAAGAAGTCAGTCGGCATGCCTGACCACGTATAGATGTCACTAAGCAACGCGAAGAACAAGCGTCGCTGTTGTGGCCTAGCTTTACGTGTGTCAGCTAATTCCGAGTACGTGTAGTATTCGTCAGCAGAACCACTTACCGTCTCAACATGGTCAAGGTTAGGCTTATGGGTGAGCTTCTGAACCTGATACCACTCACCATCTTTTTCAATTAACTTAGTCGGTAGCAGTTCCACACGATCACCTCTGCCTAATTTATATCACCGAATTATCTTTTAAAGCCTCCAGCAAAAATTTTCCGCCAGACAAGCCTTCATCCGCATCTTCAAATTGCTGTTCCAATCCACCTAAGTAACCTTCTAGTTCTAATAACAACCAGTCATATTCGTTAAACAGTGCAATCTTTTCCTCATCGTCCAGGTCGTCAAACGAAACAATTTTTTGACGTGCCTGTACCGCCTTGTAGGCAAAGTCAGCAGCGCTTGTGGCCGCAGATAACTTTTTTTCTACACGGTTAAGTTTCATTTCAAATGATTGGCATTCAGATAGTAAGTCCACCATTTATTTCAGCCCCCTATTAAACATCCACAGGTTCAAGCAAAATGCCATCGCCATATTATTTTCAATTTGCTGTAATTCTGGAGTTAATTCTTGTGGATCAATTGATGCAATCCGTGTAATACCATGAAAAATACAATCCTGTTGTTCTTTGTAAGGTAATGGACTATCCATAACTACCGTCCTCGCTTTCTTAGCACTTGCAAACGAGACTGCTTTGGAATAGAGTAGATGTTGGTGCTGAACATTTTTTCCATTAGTCCATCGTTAGCCAATACTAGCGATGGCTTTTTTGCGCTCGTT
This Lactiplantibacillus plantarum DNA region includes the following protein-coding sequences:
- a CDS encoding putative HNHc nuclease; this translates as MELLPTKLIEKDGEWYQVQKLTHKPNLDHVETVSGSADEYYTYSELADTRKARPQQRRLFFALLSDIYTWSGMPTDFLKNLFYLQYETYTFGKQISLSDTTESSVSDANQLLDLVIDFMFEWHVPLKEGYKLLPREQEYYLFQCCRHRVCMICGNRADIHHVDVIGAGLNRTHVDHTKRHVMALCRVHHSEIEQIGSVAFSAKYHVPVDGIKLDKKTLKRIGLKGKYSSD